One Natrinema halophilum genomic window carries:
- the ndk gene encoding nucleoside-diphosphate kinase, whose translation MSDHERTFVMVKPDAFARGLIGEVISRLEDRGLKLVGIKVETMPRERAEEHYSEHEDKPFYDDLVDFITSGPVVPMVWEGQDATRQVRQMIGETDPLEAEPGTIRGDYALDLGRNVVHAADHEDEGANEREIGIHFDAEELTDYEQNDAEWLYE comes from the coding sequence ATGAGCGATCACGAGCGGACCTTCGTGATGGTCAAGCCTGACGCGTTTGCCCGGGGTCTGATCGGCGAGGTCATCTCCCGTCTCGAGGACCGCGGACTCAAACTCGTCGGGATCAAAGTCGAAACGATGCCCCGCGAGCGGGCCGAAGAACACTACAGCGAACACGAGGACAAACCGTTCTACGACGACCTCGTCGACTTCATTACCTCGGGTCCGGTCGTTCCGATGGTCTGGGAGGGACAGGATGCCACCCGCCAGGTACGCCAGATGATCGGCGAAACCGATCCGCTCGAGGCCGAACCCGGAACGATCCGAGGCGACTACGCACTCGACCTCGGCCGAAACGTCGTTCACGCTGCAGACCACGAGGACGAAGGTGCCAACGAACGGGAAATCGGGATTCACTTCGACGCAGAGGAGTTGACCGATTACGAGCAAAACGACGCCGAGTGGCTCTACGAATAA
- a CDS encoding DUF7344 domain-containing protein, which yields MRETEGETAALTADTTPSLSLVFELLSNCRRRYALYYLNDQPDGVASVEALTENVLTLERTAETNDADDAVTTSSTFDLGSDREPVDKQTGIRTELTHVHLPKLEDAGILEHDRRSETVRYWSQPSLEEWLEHAYHKEVA from the coding sequence ATGCGTGAAACAGAGGGCGAAACGGCGGCGTTGACAGCCGATACGACACCGTCGCTCAGTCTCGTTTTCGAATTGCTTTCCAACTGTCGCCGTCGGTATGCGCTATACTACCTCAACGATCAACCGGACGGCGTCGCATCCGTCGAAGCGCTTACCGAGAACGTTTTGACTCTCGAGCGGACCGCCGAAACCAACGACGCAGACGATGCCGTGACCACGAGTTCGACGTTCGATCTTGGCTCCGACCGCGAACCGGTGGACAAGCAAACGGGTATCCGAACGGAACTCACGCACGTTCACCTCCCGAAACTCGAGGATGCAGGCATTCTCGAACACGACAGGCGGAGTGAGACGGTACGATACTGGAGTCAACCGTCGCTCGAAGAGTGGCTCGAACACGCCTATCACAAAGAAGTAGCATAA
- the sod gene encoding superoxide dismutase, translating into MADHELPPLPYDYDALEPSLSEQVLTWHHDTHHQGYVNGLNAAEETLAENREEGDFGSTPGALNNVTHNGCGHYLHTLFWENMSPDGGGEPEGDLADRIEEDFGSYEGWKGEFEAAAGAAGGWALLIYDPVAKQLRNVAVDKHDQGALWGSHPILALDVWEHSYYYDYGPDRGSFIDAFFDVVNWEKSEEEYQKCLDHFE; encoded by the coding sequence ATGGCTGACCACGAACTTCCACCACTTCCGTACGACTACGATGCGCTCGAACCGTCGTTGTCCGAGCAGGTACTGACCTGGCATCACGATACCCATCATCAGGGCTACGTTAACGGCCTCAACGCTGCCGAAGAAACCCTCGCAGAGAACCGCGAGGAGGGCGACTTCGGATCGACGCCCGGCGCCCTCAACAACGTTACCCATAATGGCTGTGGCCACTACCTCCACACGCTGTTCTGGGAAAACATGTCGCCCGACGGCGGCGGCGAACCCGAAGGCGACCTCGCCGACCGTATCGAGGAAGACTTCGGTTCGTACGAGGGCTGGAAGGGCGAATTCGAGGCTGCTGCCGGTGCTGCTGGTGGCTGGGCGCTGCTGATTTACGATCCAGTCGCAAAGCAGCTGCGAAACGTTGCGGTCGACAAGCACGACCAAGGTGCACTCTGGGGCTCCCATCCCATTCTGGCGCTAGACGTCTGGGAACACTCCTACTACTACGACTACGGACCGGATCGCGGGAGCTTTATCGATGCCTTCTTCGACGTCGTCAACTGGGAGAAGTCCGAAGAAGAATACCAGAAGTGCCTCGACCACTTCGAGTAA